A part of Gossypium hirsutum isolate 1008001.06 chromosome A07, Gossypium_hirsutum_v2.1, whole genome shotgun sequence genomic DNA contains:
- the LOC107956418 gene encoding paramyosin-like has translation MVPGEILYRCGSFDWVPLLGIWGAIGYTPLLVLRQHGLRQGADYKRKVSEVSSAWNKNCRLKGVAINPTTTPEYVEWRGRRINDNIPMAKIEEVRPMEEYLQVIPSELDIMKQEFKRKNLELEKKIEKLEEEKMYLSLDVDLQKKEVEKFRKEKRKVEEEQDDLKEEYKKAQVSLKRVGLGRSSEQWQKEVQVEKARAKYWERKFQEMRSHNLALEEENKGLKTKVTKLGRSLCWHRNHNPTVELKELKSKVEYLEVALHDSELRIEQLEAQEDCIKRELHQVKSQVRDNDYIIGEAIAQIREIAEYVRDLAVRADALSMMYESVSDKGRELALLLDKIKTLGNREKAYV, from the exons ATGGTTCCTGGTGAGATACTTTATCGATGCGGCAGCTTTGATTGGGTTCCcctgttgggaatttggggtgccattggttataCCCCTTTGCTCGTACTAAGGCagcatggattgagaca aggagccgattacaagaGGAAGGTTAGCGAGGTTTCTAGTGCTTGGAACAAGAATTGTCGATTGAAGGGAGTGGCCATTAATCCTACTACGACACCGGAATATGTCGAGTGGAGGGGTAGAAGGATTAACGATAATATCCCTATGGCAAAAATAGAAGAAGTTCGACCAATGGAGGAATATCTACAAGTGATACCCTCGGAGCTTGATATCATGAAGCAAGAATTTAAGAGAAAGAATTTGGAACtcgaaaagaagatagaaaagcTTGAGGAGGAGAAGATGTACCTGAGTCTAGATGTTGACCTGCAAAAGAAGGAGGTTGAAAAATTtaggaaagaaaaaaggaaggtTGAGGAAGAACAAGATGATTTAAAAGAGGAGTATAAGAAGGCACAAGTATCTTTAAAGCGAGTGGGGTTAGGAAGGTCTTCGGAACAGTGGCAGAAAGAAGTTCAAGTGGAAAAAGCTAGAGCCAAGTATTGGGAGAGGAAATTCCAAGAGATGCGGTCGCATAATTTGGCATTAGAAGAAGAGAATAAAGGGTTGAAGACCAAGGTAACTAAGCTTGGAAGATCCCTTTGTTGGCATCGAAACCATAATCCTACGGTCGAGTTAAAGGAGCTAAAAAGTAAGGTTGAATATTTGGAAGTGGCATTACATGATAGTGAACTTcggattgagcagctcgaggcgCAAGAAGATTGTATAAAAAGAGAGCTCCATCAAGTTAAAAGTCAAGTCAGAGACAATGATTACATTATTGGGGAGGCTATAGCCCAGATCCGAGAGATTGCTGAATATGTTCGAGACTTAGCAGTACGAGCTGATGCATTGAGTATGATGTATGAGTCAGTGTCTGATAAAGgtcgagagttagcccttttattggataaaattaaaactttgggCAATAGGGAAAAGGCGTATGTGTAA